A window from Acidobacteriota bacterium encodes these proteins:
- a CDS encoding response regulator produces the protein MRETLEIALHAMDIDVVTAHDGRDALDAVRAQPFDLMIVDLAMPDINGTEVVRRMQADGIRVPFILLSAFLTTPVTVEAMRLGAADVVDKLVDIEELTAKVESLLRQGRVSPGDIAPTASGASRHDVDLGSPRAVARPASGAERWADAVVRACQAPSDPRTMREWARAIGTNESTLRDWCNDADVRARHARDLTRVLRALLRARAGRGHLLAHLVAGDPRTLRALLARAELQLDAPGPPAVEEFLERQRFVPRDHPAVDALRRRLLRTLT, from the coding sequence ATGCGCGAGACGCTCGAGATCGCGCTTCACGCGATGGACATCGACGTGGTCACCGCGCACGACGGACGCGACGCGCTCGACGCGGTGCGGGCGCAGCCGTTCGATCTCATGATCGTCGACCTCGCCATGCCCGACATCAACGGCACCGAGGTCGTGCGGCGGATGCAGGCAGACGGCATCCGGGTGCCGTTCATCCTGCTGAGCGCGTTCCTCACCACGCCCGTCACCGTCGAGGCCATGCGACTCGGCGCGGCCGACGTCGTCGACAAGCTGGTCGACATCGAAGAGCTCACCGCCAAGGTCGAATCGCTGTTGCGTCAGGGACGGGTCTCGCCAGGTGACATCGCGCCAACGGCTTCGGGGGCCTCGCGGCACGATGTCGACCTCGGCAGTCCGCGGGCCGTCGCTCGGCCCGCGTCGGGCGCCGAACGGTGGGCCGATGCCGTCGTGCGCGCCTGCCAGGCGCCCAGCGATCCGCGAACCATGCGCGAGTGGGCGCGGGCGATTGGCACCAACGAATCAACTCTGCGCGACTGGTGCAACGACGCGGACGTCAGGGCCAGACACGCCCGCGACCTGACGCGCGTGCTTCGCGCGCTCCTGCGGGCGCGGGCCGGGCGCGGCCATCTGCTCGCGCACCTCGTGGCCGGCGACCCGCGCACGCTGCGGGCCCTGCTCGCACGCGCAGAGCTGCAGCTCGACGCACCCGGACCTCCGGCGGTCGAAGAGTTCCTCGAGCGCCAGCGCTTCGTCCCCCGCGACCATCCGGCGGTCGACGCGCTGCGCCGGCGTCTGCTTCGGACGCTGACCTGA
- a CDS encoding type II toxin-antitoxin system VapC family toxin, with the protein MRLLLDTHVFLWWCADDRRLGETEREAIRDGANDVFLSTASVWEMAIKQSLGRLQVPEPASAAVARLGVGRLSVTFEHAEATVRLPPVHRDPFDRLLVAQAKMEGLTLVTTDPLVRAYPGVAFLPA; encoded by the coding sequence ATGAGGCTGCTGCTCGACACGCACGTGTTCCTGTGGTGGTGCGCCGACGACCGCCGGTTGGGCGAGACCGAACGCGAGGCGATTCGTGACGGCGCCAACGACGTGTTCCTGAGCACGGCGTCGGTGTGGGAGATGGCCATCAAGCAGTCGCTCGGCCGGCTGCAGGTGCCAGAGCCGGCGTCCGCGGCTGTGGCACGGCTGGGTGTCGGCCGCTTGTCGGTCACCTTCGAGCACGCCGAAGCGACTGTCCGGCTGCCTCCGGTGCATCGAGATCCGTTCGACCGCCTCCTGGTGGCGCAGGCGAAGATGGAAGGCTTGACGCTCGTCACGACCGACCCCCTGGTGCGGGCGTACCCGGGGGTCGCGTTCCTGCCGGCCTGA
- a CDS encoding HDOD domain-containing protein: MAIPQGLLQGIDRLDPLPITVQRLLKVLEDEEVGPAQIAEFVQYDPAVASTVLRLANSAAYGGWTQITTLRDAVVRLGVTKILDIALGDHLRRLKVAAPLYDLAEDDLWLHSAAASLAVKALQREVPKAGVPESASIAALVHDIGKLVMVRYLKADVSSILKRRDERGISFVEAERDLFDTDHAEVGGEMARRWGFPDDIQVAIERHHQVPVVEPSPTLDAVMVANLAAKAIGTGLGAEGMDIRVDDKTHRRLGLDFAGFSRVCIQTMVWLKEVKASYGVKS, translated from the coding sequence ATGGCCATCCCGCAGGGACTGCTCCAGGGCATCGACCGCCTCGACCCACTGCCCATCACCGTCCAACGCCTGCTCAAGGTGCTCGAAGACGAAGAAGTCGGCCCCGCGCAGATTGCCGAGTTCGTCCAGTACGACCCGGCCGTGGCCTCGACCGTGCTTCGCCTGGCCAACTCCGCGGCGTACGGCGGCTGGACCCAGATCACCACGCTTCGCGACGCGGTCGTCCGCCTCGGCGTGACGAAGATCCTCGACATCGCCCTCGGCGACCACCTGCGCCGCCTCAAGGTAGCGGCCCCGCTCTACGATCTCGCCGAAGACGATCTGTGGCTGCACTCGGCCGCGGCCTCGCTCGCGGTGAAGGCGCTGCAGCGCGAGGTGCCGAAGGCCGGCGTTCCCGAGTCGGCGTCGATTGCCGCGCTGGTGCACGACATCGGCAAGCTCGTGATGGTGCGCTACCTGAAGGCCGACGTGTCGAGCATCCTGAAGCGGCGCGACGAGCGCGGGATCAGCTTCGTCGAGGCCGAACGCGACCTCTTCGACACCGACCACGCCGAGGTCGGCGGCGAGATGGCCCGTCGCTGGGGCTTCCCCGACGACATCCAGGTGGCCATCGAGCGCCACCACCAGGTGCCCGTCGTCGAGCCCTCGCCCACCCTCGATGCGGTCATGGTGGCCAACCTCGCCGCGAAGGCCATCGGCACGGGCCTTGGCGCCGAAGGGATGGACATCCGCGTGGACGACAAGACGCACCGGCGCCTTGGCCTCGATTTCGCTGGATTTTCGCGCGTCTGCATCCAGACGATGGTGTGGTTGAAGGAGGTGAAGGCGTCGTACGGCGTGAAGAGCTGA
- a CDS encoding type II toxin-antitoxin system Phd/YefM family antitoxin, protein MKTVNLYEAKTHLSELVERAARGEEVVIAKAGQPKARLVPLAHPQRARKPGAWKGRVVIAADFDAPLPADVLAAFEGGS, encoded by the coding sequence GTGAAGACGGTGAATCTGTACGAGGCCAAGACGCACCTGTCCGAGTTGGTCGAGCGGGCCGCGCGGGGCGAAGAGGTCGTGATCGCGAAAGCCGGCCAGCCGAAGGCCCGGCTCGTGCCGCTCGCGCACCCTCAGCGCGCGCGGAAGCCCGGCGCCTGGAAGGGCCGCGTCGTGATCGCCGCCGATTTCGACGCGCCTCTTCCCGCCGATGTGCTGGCGGCCTTCGAAGGGGGCTCATGA